From a single Silene latifolia isolate original U9 population chromosome 6, ASM4854445v1, whole genome shotgun sequence genomic region:
- the LOC141588046 gene encoding uncharacterized protein LOC141588046 has translation MSEERFTGIETRVDRIGRINELVNIVNTLAKEFLTATLRGGGGGRGFVGAGRGQPHHQEYGEDMSDTDESMAKEKKKESDTPSESEEEDEQPKRKSKNKNDDDRGLKLDIPDFDGEMDPEKFLDWVRQAERVFEYKEYDDKKQFKVAILKLTKYASLWYENLKKQRRKEGKDKIESWIKLKKHLMRRFLPRDYEQDNYLKLQSLEQGSMSVTDYIKEFEKMSIVCDLEEKEELRVARFIKGLTPAIATKVEIQNYDGFSDVCRLALKFEKHDKARKPYAYSKGQSSGTNSYSRPAPSKAKEIPKEEPKDKGKGVAEPKGGSLRRCFKCQGYGHIANECPQKRALTAQELCDMIPVFVTPEEETVQGNVETDGEGKVYDLDPLSEEECLVSAGSCANVVARDLVDELKLQTKDRVKPYKLHWLNGENGIQVKKQALVSLSLGPYADEVWCDIIPMNACHILLGRPWQFDRKVEHDGRANAYSVMKGNVRYNLKPMSPNKIKESKTKKGSMFMEAREVEEALARGERTYVLLVRELGSVGVCDDREVQELLEEFRDVFPDELPDGLPPLRGIEHQIDLIPGAALPNKPAYRCNPEEAKELQRQVQELIDRGYVQESLSPCAVPALLVPKKEGTWRIKDEESHKRHLRAAFEVLRDQKLYGKLEKCTFMVSSVVFLGYIVGKDGVSMDPSKVDAIQAWPVPKSTTEVRSFHGLASFYRRFIQGFSSIVAPITELTKKGEFVWTNKYQKGV, from the exons atgagtgaagagagatttactGGTATTGAGACCAGGGTGGATCGGATAGGGAGAATCAATGAACTGGTAAATATTGTCAACACTCTTGCGAAGGAGTTCCTAACAGCCACCCTACGAGGCGGAGGCGGGGGTAGAGGCTTTGTTGGAGCAGGAAGAGGACAACCACACCACCAGGAATATGGAGAAGACATGTCAGATACTGATGAATCTAtg gctaaagagaagaaaaaagaatCGGACACCCCATCCGAATCTGAAGAAGAGGACGAGCAGccaaagaggaagtcaaaaaataagaacgatgatgatcgGGGTTTAAAACTCGATATTCCAGACTTTGATGGCGAGATGGATCCGGAAAAATTTCTGGATTGGGTAAGACAAGCTGAGAGGGTTTTCGAATATAAAGAATACGATGACaagaagcaatttaaagttgcaatcttaaAGCTTACAAAGTATGCATCTTTATGGTACGAAAATCTGAAAAAACAGAGGAGAAAGGAAGGCAAAGACAAGATCGAATCTTGGATCAAATTAAAGAAGCACTTGATGAGGCGATTCCTGCCAAGGGATTATGAGCAAGATAACTACTTAAAGCTCCAATCTTTAGAGCAAGGAAGCATGTCCGTGACTGATTACATCAAAGAATTCGAAAAGATGTCAATCGTGTGCGATCTTGAGGAGAAAGAAGAGCTAAGAGTGGCGAGATTCATCAAGGGCCTAACACCCGCGATTGCAACAAAGGTAGAAATCCAGAATTATGACGGGTTTAGTGATGTTTGCAGATTGGCgttaaaatttgaaaaacatGATAAGGCACGTAAACCTTATGCTTATTCCAAGGGACAAAGTTCGGGAACCAACTCATATTCCAGGCCAGCTCCTAGCAAGGCTAAAGAAATCCCGAAAGAAGAACCCAAGGACAAAGGAAAGGGTGTTGCCGAGCCAAAGGGGGGTTCTTTGAGGCGTTGCTTCAAGTGTCAAGGCTATGGGCATATAGCAAACGAATGTCCTCAGAAACGAGCCCTAACAGCTCAAGAATTATGTGATATGATCCCCGTATTTGTCACGCCAGAAGAAGAAACAGTTCAAGGGAATGTTGAAACTGATGGTGAAGGAAAAGTCTACGATTTGGATCCATTGAGTGAAGAGGAGTGTTTAGTGTCTGC TGGATCATGTGCTAATGTAGTAGCGAGGGACCTTGTTGATGAACTGAAATTGCAAACTAAAGACCGAGTTAAACCATATAAATTACATTGGCTGAATGGGGAGAATGGGATTCAAGTTAAGAAACAAGCCTTAGTTTCGTTGAGTTTAGGACCCTAtgctgatgaggtgtggtgcgatATAATTCCTATGAATGCATGCCACATTCTGTTGGGTAGGCCTTGGCAATTCGATAGAAAGGTTGAACATGACGGGAGAGCTAATGCGTATAGCGTGATGAAGGGTAATGTGAGATATAATCTGAAACCTATGTCACCTAATAAGATTAAAGAGTCCAAAACAAAGAAGGGGAGTATGTTTATGGAGGCTCGGGAGGTTGAGGAAGCTTTAGCTCGTGGAGAACGAACTTATGTGCTGCTGGTTCGTGAATTGGGGTCCGTTGGTGTGTGTGATGACCGTGAGGTACAGGAGTTGTTAGAAGAGTTCCGGGATGTGTTTCCGGATGAATTACCGGATGGGTTACCTCCTTTACGTGGTATTGAACACCAAATAGATCTGATTCCAGGGGCGGCATTGCCTAATAAGCCGGCCTATCGCTGTAATCCAGAGGAAGCAAAGGAGTTACAGAGACAAGTCCAAGAATTGATAGATAGGGGATATGTTCAAGAGAGCTTAAGTCCATGTGCGGTGCCTGCGTTATTAGTACCAAAGAAGGAAGGGacttggagaat CAAAGATGAAGAGTCGCACAAACGACATTTGCGAGCTGCGTTTGAAGTTTTGCGAGATCAGAAGCTTTATGGTAAGTTGGAAAAATGTACTTTTATGGTCTCAAGTGTTGTCTTTCTTGGTTATATTGTGGGAAAAGACGGGGTAAGTATGGACCCATCCAAGGTCGATGCTATTCAAGCCTGGCCAGTTCCGAAATCAACTACAGAGGTGCGAAGCTTTCATGGTTTAGCATCATTTTATAGACGGTTCATCCAGGGTTTTAGCTCGATTGTGGCTCCAATTACAGAGCTAACCAAGAAGGGAGAGTTCGTGTGGACTAACAAATACCAAAAAGGCGTTTGA